The proteins below are encoded in one region of Sulfolobus islandicus Y.N.15.51:
- a CDS encoding ABC transporter transmembrane domain-containing protein, translated as MKRASIVTSKFKAEVKTDLDRELNLREELVKIDGNRVSVFDGDKEVFSVDNVIKLSLETGISVDKLIGFTSDGKEIEIAYFTKRKEELFKKVIDAFNKGEQIEVKDEKSEEGVRVGVGTLRWLWNIASRYRKTMIFGATLSLITTGLNLVPPYLLKILIDSVLLSPSHPSTLFINIIVYLIASYSALALLSSIQNRTLNNLGSRIINDLREILYKHAINHDYSFIERISPSRILSRLTTDAGNTNWLLVWGLPTLVTNLFTIIGIGVILFTLNPTLAAFILIPVPAIIYLIISYRRKSHRLYHRNWRRSADITSRINDTIPNFLVVRSFSKEEYESKRLREMLNKLYESSIAINKMNSVYWPLMGFVVNLSTVLIWWVGGHEVISGIIEIGVITAFIAYVSQFYGPINNLSNVLPFIQQSLTSAERIREVLEVKPQITNPENPKRPNMPAEIRFEHVYFGYDPHFPVVKDINIEIKPGEKVAIVGKSGSGKSTIAKLLLRFYDVNEGRILIDGIDIREIDLNYLRRKVAYVPQDVVLFDTTVGYNVVYGTDNLSEVDVIRACKIAKIHDEIVKLPFAYDTILGERGTYLSGGQRQRLSIARAIIKNPDVLIFDEATSNLDVTSEREVYETMMDVSKGKTVIMITHNVHEVMNSDKVIVLSNGKVVEEGKPIELLNKKGEFYKMFKEQINEENVFARMKQNSKEEKIIVNLIDIHNVKIDQSVRRSTVDVIYQGKVYRVLVPKMLFPITKPTFIGLYDESGKEIFLIDDYTKLDEKSRKVLENALAYNNLIFQVRKINEINIKGDQLEWDVETNKGPIKVYTIGRRNVVVLDSKVVLIDKNDNLYEIDLDKIDRKSFKILVETV; from the coding sequence GTGAAGAGAGCATCTATAGTGACTTCGAAGTTTAAGGCTGAAGTTAAGACCGATTTGGATAGGGAATTGAATTTGAGAGAAGAGTTAGTTAAAATTGATGGTAATAGGGTGTCAGTTTTTGATGGCGATAAGGAGGTATTCAGTGTGGATAATGTAATAAAACTTTCCTTGGAGACAGGTATAAGCGTGGATAAACTAATAGGCTTTACTTCAGACGGTAAGGAAATTGAGATTGCTTATTTCACCAAGAGAAAAGAGGAATTATTCAAGAAGGTTATTGATGCGTTTAATAAGGGTGAGCAGATAGAAGTAAAGGATGAGAAGAGTGAGGAGGGTGTAAGAGTTGGTGTAGGCACACTAAGGTGGCTTTGGAACATTGCTTCTAGATATAGGAAGACAATGATATTTGGCGCTACTCTTTCCTTAATAACAACTGGCCTTAATCTAGTTCCTCCATACTTACTTAAAATATTAATTGATAGCGTATTATTATCGCCCTCTCACCCTTCCACGCTCTTCATCAACATTATAGTGTATTTAATAGCATCATATTCGGCACTTGCTTTATTATCTTCTATTCAGAATAGAACACTAAACAATCTAGGTTCCAGAATAATAAACGATTTAAGGGAAATACTGTACAAACATGCGATTAACCACGATTATTCATTCATAGAGAGAATATCTCCTAGTAGGATACTCTCTAGACTTACGACTGATGCAGGAAATACAAATTGGCTATTGGTTTGGGGATTGCCGACACTTGTTACCAACTTATTTACAATAATTGGAATAGGAGTGATTTTATTTACATTAAATCCTACGTTAGCAGCTTTCATATTAATCCCAGTACCCGCAATAATATACCTGATCATCTCATATAGAAGAAAGTCCCATAGGCTCTACCATCGAAATTGGAGGAGAAGTGCAGATATTACCTCTAGGATAAATGATACAATACCTAACTTCCTCGTAGTTAGATCCTTTTCCAAAGAGGAATATGAGTCCAAAAGGCTAAGGGAAATGTTAAATAAGCTTTATGAATCCAGTATTGCGATTAATAAGATGAACTCAGTATACTGGCCTTTAATGGGATTCGTAGTTAATCTCTCAACTGTATTAATATGGTGGGTAGGAGGACATGAGGTAATCTCTGGTATTATAGAAATAGGTGTGATAACAGCGTTTATAGCTTACGTTTCCCAGTTTTACGGACCAATCAATAACTTAAGTAACGTTTTGCCATTTATACAACAGTCTTTAACATCTGCAGAGAGGATTAGGGAAGTGTTAGAAGTTAAACCTCAAATAACAAATCCGGAAAACCCTAAGAGACCTAATATGCCTGCTGAGATACGTTTCGAACATGTTTACTTCGGTTATGATCCGCACTTCCCCGTAGTTAAGGATATTAATATTGAAATAAAGCCTGGGGAAAAAGTAGCAATTGTTGGCAAAAGCGGTTCAGGGAAGAGTACGATAGCTAAACTGCTTCTGAGATTCTATGACGTTAATGAGGGTAGAATTCTCATTGATGGCATAGATATTAGAGAAATAGATTTAAATTATCTAAGAAGGAAAGTGGCGTATGTACCTCAAGACGTCGTATTATTTGATACCACGGTAGGATATAACGTTGTATATGGTACAGATAATCTAAGTGAGGTTGACGTAATTAGAGCATGTAAGATTGCCAAAATCCACGATGAGATAGTTAAGTTACCGTTCGCTTATGATACAATTTTAGGGGAAAGGGGAACGTATTTATCAGGAGGACAGAGACAGAGGTTAAGTATTGCGAGGGCAATTATAAAGAATCCAGATGTGTTGATATTTGATGAAGCAACTTCTAATTTGGACGTTACAAGTGAAAGAGAGGTTTACGAAACAATGATGGATGTCTCTAAAGGTAAGACGGTAATAATGATAACGCATAATGTGCATGAGGTTATGAACTCAGATAAGGTTATAGTCTTAAGTAATGGTAAAGTAGTGGAGGAAGGAAAGCCAATTGAGTTACTAAATAAGAAAGGGGAATTCTATAAAATGTTTAAGGAACAGATTAACGAGGAAAATGTCTTCGCCAGAATGAAACAAAATAGCAAAGAGGAGAAAATTATTGTAAACCTTATTGATATTCATAATGTGAAGATAGATCAATCTGTTAGGAGAAGTACCGTAGATGTTATTTATCAAGGGAAGGTGTACCGGGTTTTAGTGCCAAAAATGTTATTTCCAATAACTAAACCAACGTTTATAGGTCTTTATGACGAGAGTGGTAAGGAGATATTCTTGATAGATGATTATACTAAATTGGACGAAAAATCTCGTAAAGTATTAGAGAACGCATTAGCTTATAATAATTTAATATTCCAAGTGAGGAAAATAAACGAGATTAACATAAAGGGTGATCAATTGGAATGGGACGTGGAAACTAATAAAGGTCCAATAAAGGTCTACACGATTGGAAGGAGGAACGTAGTTGTCCTAGATTCTAAAGTAGTTTTGATTGATAAAAACGATAATCTTTACGAAATTGATCTGGATAAGATAGATAGGAAGAGCTTTAAGATACTGGTTGAGACTGTTTAA
- a CDS encoding Gfo/Idh/MocA family protein, whose translation MKIAVVGCDGFGKVHLRAMKNISGIDYYVFSRNDEKARECAKEFNAKSYFTNYEDVIKSDVDIVDLLVSHDQHYPMGAMAMKAGKHLMLEKPIARTIEEAMGLINTAKETKRKFMVLEQFYFESSVRKARELLSRLGNLSLIIVRSTHLYQPKGWRREKEKMGGGALIDGGVHFIDTLLNLGGEYESVKGICGRYFSGIEGEDLTLATFKFRKGHLGLLLYSWATPNPPKVPAFEVYGEKGSLIEDPNTRVMGKPYGDLILNVDGKEERIEVEKVNPIEEEIRGFVNAVKNNTEVPMPPEIALRDLRAALDVYKSCGFS comes from the coding sequence GTGAAAATTGCTGTAGTGGGATGTGACGGTTTCGGAAAAGTACATTTAAGGGCTATGAAGAATATAAGCGGAATAGACTATTACGTATTTAGCAGAAATGACGAAAAGGCAAGGGAGTGTGCAAAGGAGTTTAACGCAAAGAGTTATTTTACAAATTACGAAGATGTTATAAAATCAGATGTTGACATCGTTGACTTATTAGTGAGTCATGACCAACACTACCCAATGGGCGCAATGGCCATGAAGGCTGGGAAACACTTAATGCTTGAGAAGCCAATAGCGAGGACAATAGAAGAGGCAATGGGATTGATAAATACTGCAAAAGAGACTAAAAGGAAATTCATGGTTTTGGAACAATTCTATTTCGAATCATCAGTTAGAAAGGCGAGGGAGCTTTTATCGAGATTAGGGAACCTATCCCTAATAATTGTGAGATCAACTCACTTATATCAGCCAAAGGGATGGAGAAGAGAAAAGGAGAAAATGGGAGGAGGAGCACTTATAGATGGGGGTGTTCATTTCATAGATACATTGCTTAATTTAGGTGGAGAATACGAAAGCGTCAAGGGAATTTGTGGGAGATACTTCTCGGGTATAGAAGGAGAAGATTTAACTTTAGCCACTTTTAAGTTTAGAAAAGGACATCTAGGGCTATTATTATATAGTTGGGCAACCCCAAATCCACCAAAAGTGCCAGCGTTTGAGGTTTATGGGGAGAAAGGGAGTTTAATAGAAGATCCGAATACGAGAGTTATGGGAAAGCCTTACGGAGATCTGATATTAAACGTTGATGGTAAAGAGGAAAGAATAGAGGTTGAAAAGGTGAATCCGATAGAGGAAGAAATAAGGGGATTTGTAAACGCTGTGAAAAACAATACTGAAGTACCTATGCCACCTGAAATTGCCTTGAGGGATTTAAGAGCAGCTCTTGACGTTTACAAGTCATGTGGATTTTCCTAA
- a CDS encoding aldo/keto reductase, protein MKYIKLGDSGVKVSQVAIGTWFLPILQEKDELGIHKVDKETTLKILKRAYDEGVNFIDTANRYHGAMAPVDLAHVGNAERIVGEFLKTVNRESVVISTKVRGKMGEFANGEGLSRKHIQWQIKESLKRLGTSYIDLYFIHWPDPDTPKLETLRTLNSLVNNGLVYYLGVSNHSAIDVMEFLHLSKRYNLEKFVVMQEKYNMLERDIEKDKVDIARRYGLAVMAYSPLAQGFLTGKYTDRNGWKVEELSRATISEDLKKRYFTDANLKILLGLKDIASELGITLSQLAIAWLLKRGEQLGVTVIPLIGASKVEHLEDNLSALNVNLRDEHMKRIEEILGKST, encoded by the coding sequence ATGAAGTATATTAAATTAGGTGATTCTGGAGTTAAGGTATCTCAAGTTGCTATAGGTACGTGGTTTCTTCCTATATTACAAGAGAAGGACGAACTAGGTATACATAAAGTGGATAAAGAAACTACATTAAAGATCCTTAAAAGAGCATATGATGAGGGAGTTAACTTCATAGATACTGCAAATAGATATCACGGCGCTATGGCACCAGTGGATTTGGCACATGTAGGTAATGCCGAGCGCATTGTTGGAGAATTTCTAAAAACTGTGAATAGGGAATCTGTCGTAATTTCGACTAAGGTTAGGGGTAAGATGGGTGAGTTCGCTAATGGAGAAGGTTTGTCCAGGAAACATATACAATGGCAAATTAAGGAAAGCTTGAAAAGGTTAGGCACATCATACATAGATCTCTATTTCATCCATTGGCCAGATCCCGATACTCCCAAGCTGGAAACCCTAAGAACGCTGAATAGTTTAGTGAACAATGGCTTAGTTTATTATTTGGGCGTTAGTAATCATTCTGCAATTGATGTGATGGAATTCCTACATTTAAGTAAGAGGTATAACTTGGAGAAATTCGTGGTAATGCAAGAGAAATACAACATGTTGGAAAGGGATATAGAGAAAGATAAGGTTGATATCGCAAGAAGGTATGGATTAGCAGTTATGGCTTATTCACCGTTAGCTCAAGGGTTTCTCACTGGAAAGTATACGGATAGAAATGGTTGGAAGGTTGAGGAACTTAGTAGAGCTACTATAAGTGAAGACTTAAAGAAAAGATACTTTACCGACGCTAATTTAAAGATATTATTGGGGCTTAAGGATATTGCATCAGAACTGGGGATAACCCTGTCCCAATTGGCTATCGCGTGGCTTCTCAAGAGAGGTGAACAGCTCGGTGTTACAGTAATCCCACTTATTGGAGCCAGTAAAGTTGAGCATTTAGAGGACAACCTATCTGCGTTAAATGTGAATTTGAGAGATGAGCATATGAAAAGAATAGAGGAAATATTAGGAAAATCCACATGA
- a CDS encoding Gfo/Idh/MocA family protein: MKIRYGVIGVGGHGRNRHLIPLTKLNDKVETIAIADVNKERCEEVSLQYKIKCYLDYMEMIEKESLDAVSIVTPTGLHSKIAIDVLNRGVNVLVDKPLGANLDEVKEVVNAARKKGLKLMVGYWSRFSPALQYGEEIVAKDLLGEPYVAYGYLVRRRGIPGIPTFIDKTFSGGRGVLLDIGCYLIDNLLTLLKFRKPKSVVGKVYTKFGNKKEEVKFNWGSWDPENFSLDDYAVGLVKLEGDVSLIIEVGWAANVSHMEEKSYIRVLGDRGGIEATGHEAITDISFHSRTENFLTDTKPALRKVDIYFEMVKAFVDSVLQDKEPPVAGEESVILHSIIDGIYRSSIEDKEVKISL, translated from the coding sequence ATGAAAATTAGATACGGAGTCATAGGAGTAGGTGGTCACGGAAGAAATAGACATCTAATTCCATTGACTAAGCTGAACGATAAAGTAGAAACCATAGCTATAGCTGATGTAAACAAAGAAAGATGTGAGGAAGTGTCCTTACAGTACAAGATTAAATGCTACTTGGACTACATGGAGATGATAGAAAAGGAGTCCCTCGATGCCGTAAGCATTGTAACGCCAACTGGATTACATTCCAAGATAGCCATTGACGTACTAAATAGGGGAGTTAACGTTTTAGTTGATAAACCATTAGGGGCTAACTTGGATGAAGTTAAGGAGGTAGTTAATGCGGCTAGAAAGAAGGGATTAAAGTTAATGGTAGGATACTGGAGTAGATTCTCTCCAGCATTGCAATATGGCGAAGAGATCGTAGCCAAGGACTTATTGGGAGAGCCTTACGTAGCCTATGGGTATTTAGTTAGGAGGAGAGGCATACCGGGGATACCTACGTTCATTGATAAAACATTTTCTGGAGGAAGGGGTGTGCTATTAGATATTGGATGCTATTTAATAGATAATTTACTTACCTTGTTAAAGTTCAGGAAGCCAAAAAGCGTTGTAGGTAAGGTATATACGAAATTCGGAAATAAAAAGGAAGAAGTTAAGTTCAATTGGGGATCTTGGGATCCAGAGAATTTCAGTTTGGATGACTACGCTGTTGGATTGGTAAAGCTTGAAGGTGATGTAAGTTTAATAATAGAAGTTGGTTGGGCAGCTAATGTGTCTCATATGGAGGAGAAGAGTTACATAAGGGTATTAGGGGATAGGGGAGGAATTGAGGCAACTGGGCATGAGGCGATCACGGATATTTCCTTCCACAGTAGAACTGAGAACTTCCTTACCGATACTAAACCCGCACTAAGAAAAGTTGACATATACTTCGAAATGGTAAAGGCTTTTGTGGATAGCGTTTTACAAGATAAGGAACCTCCAGTAGCTGGTGAGGAGAGTGTAATCCTTCATTCTATTATTGATGGAATATATAGGTCATCAATTGAAGATAAGGAAGTAAAAATATCACTATAA